Proteins encoded by one window of Cyclobacteriaceae bacterium:
- a CDS encoding riboflavin synthase, whose protein sequence is MFTGIIESLGKIDRIVTDQTNKHFCINSPISHELKVDQSVSYNGVCLTVTKVEGDKHWVTAVDETLKKTTLGNWSDGSLVNLERCMIANGRFDGHIVQGHVDQVGICKNVQEVGGSWLFDFEYDSASGNVTVEKGSICIDGVSLTCFNSSDRGFRVTIIPYTFEHTNFKNLKSGDSVNLEFDIIGKYVKRLLGK, encoded by the coding sequence ATGTTCACCGGCATAATCGAATCCTTAGGAAAAATTGATCGGATTGTAACCGACCAGACCAACAAGCATTTCTGTATCAACAGCCCTATTTCACATGAGTTAAAAGTCGATCAAAGCGTTTCGTACAATGGTGTGTGCCTTACTGTAACAAAAGTAGAAGGGGATAAGCACTGGGTAACGGCTGTTGATGAAACCCTTAAAAAGACAACCTTGGGAAATTGGAGCGATGGCAGCCTGGTGAATCTGGAGCGATGCATGATCGCCAATGGCCGGTTTGACGGACATATCGTTCAGGGACATGTTGATCAGGTCGGTATTTGTAAAAATGTGCAGGAAGTGGGGGGTAGCTGGTTGTTTGATTTTGAATATGACTCCGCTTCAGGGAATGTAACCGTAGAAAAAGGATCAATTTGCATTGATGGGGTAAGCCTTACGTGCTTCAATTCTTCTGATCGGGGTTTTCGGGTAACCATTATACCCTACACCTTTGAGCATACCAATTTTAAAAACCTCAAATCTGGCGATTCTGTAAATCTTGAGTTCGACATCATCGGAAAGTATGTAAAGCGATTACTCGGGAAATAG
- a CDS encoding head GIN domain-containing protein, translating to MKNALLISLILLAFGSFAQEAQKAVDSFTRIDVFGPFEVELVKAEAYSIEIDYRGIDTDDVLMDVTGDELKLKLRNKHYMDEWRSNDYPRSRYIKVKVYYTELNDLRAQAGADIFSEESLKSKNLALEASMGAEIRLPVISKNLYTRLNMGAVVELQGQTEKHEIKANMGAVLKASRLESKTTYVNASMGAEVKVNVVEEIEVNAGFGAAVDYVGSPNVRNTSTNFGAEVRGN from the coding sequence ATGAAAAACGCTCTATTAATATCCCTTATATTATTGGCATTTGGTTCATTTGCTCAAGAAGCGCAAAAAGCTGTAGACTCATTTACCCGAATTGATGTTTTTGGACCATTTGAAGTGGAATTGGTTAAGGCTGAAGCGTATTCCATTGAAATTGATTACCGTGGTATTGATACAGATGATGTGTTGATGGATGTGACTGGGGATGAATTAAAACTGAAACTTCGCAATAAGCACTACATGGATGAGTGGCGCTCGAACGATTACCCACGTTCGCGCTACATTAAAGTGAAGGTTTATTATACAGAACTCAATGATCTGCGTGCGCAGGCAGGAGCAGATATTTTTTCAGAGGAATCATTGAAATCGAAGAATCTCGCTTTAGAAGCCTCCATGGGTGCAGAAATACGTTTGCCCGTTATCTCAAAAAATTTGTATACCCGATTAAACATGGGTGCAGTGGTTGAATTACAGGGCCAGACAGAGAAACATGAAATAAAAGCAAACATGGGTGCTGTGCTCAAGGCATCGCGATTGGAAAGTAAAACTACCTATGTAAATGCCAGTATGGGTGCAGAGGTTAAGGTGAATGTGGTTGAGGAGATTGAAGTGAATGCCGGGTTTGGTGCGGCAGTAGACTACGTAGGTTCACCGAATGTTCGGAACACATCAACCAATTTTGGTGCTGAGGTGCGGGGAAATTAA
- a CDS encoding arginine deiminase-related protein, whose product MATQAPSSIFMVRPAAFGFNTQTAESNAFQVDDTDDSTSVQQKALQEFDRMVDLLRSHDIDVHVVDDTPVPVKPDAVFPNNWVSFHEDGRVILYPMLAENRRLERRATVVETLTESFEVSEVVDWSGEELNNHFLEGTGSVVFDYVNKIVYANRSPRTNENLVIRLCDLFGFKPIVFDALDAAGRPIYHTNVLMCIGSKFAVICLDAIPGDDDQEKILSAFAQTQHKVVAISYAQMNAFAGNMIEVASKNGESFVLLSEQAFHSLLPGQVDAISRFAEMIPISIPTIEKFGGGSVRCMVAGIFNPKR is encoded by the coding sequence ATGGCTACGCAGGCACCTTCCAGTATTTTCATGGTTCGTCCGGCAGCATTTGGTTTTAATACCCAAACAGCTGAATCAAATGCTTTTCAGGTGGATGACACAGATGACTCGACATCAGTTCAACAAAAGGCTTTGCAGGAATTTGATCGCATGGTGGATCTGTTGCGTTCGCATGATATTGATGTTCACGTTGTTGATGATACGCCTGTTCCGGTTAAACCGGATGCTGTATTTCCGAACAATTGGGTTTCATTTCATGAAGATGGCCGGGTGATATTGTATCCCATGCTTGCCGAAAACAGACGCCTTGAGCGCAGGGCCACCGTTGTGGAAACGTTGACTGAATCATTTGAAGTTTCAGAAGTCGTGGATTGGTCTGGAGAAGAGCTAAACAACCATTTTTTGGAAGGCACCGGAAGTGTGGTGTTTGATTATGTGAATAAGATAGTTTATGCAAATCGTTCACCACGCACAAACGAAAATCTCGTTATCAGGCTTTGTGATTTGTTTGGTTTTAAACCGATAGTTTTTGATGCCTTGGATGCCGCGGGAAGACCAATCTATCACACCAATGTGTTGATGTGCATCGGATCAAAGTTTGCTGTGATTTGCCTGGATGCCATTCCAGGCGATGACGATCAGGAAAAAATTCTATCAGCTTTTGCGCAGACTCAACATAAAGTAGTAGCGATCAGTTATGCACAAATGAATGCATTTGCCGGTAACATGATTGAAGTAGCCAGTAAAAATGGGGAGTCTTTCGTGTTACTTTCGGAACAAGCATTTCATTCCCTTCTTCCCGGTCAGGTGGATGCGATTTCTCGTTTTGCCGAGATGATTCCGATTTCCATACCTACAATTGAAAAATTTGGTGGTGGCAGCGTTCGCTGTATGGTAGCGGGAATTTTCAATCCTAAGCGTTAG
- a CDS encoding phosphatase PAP2 family protein, translated as MKILEGACVAILIIHSIISYFCATSEIMDYIGQLDTEVFFFLNGLHAPWLDQIMFYLSNTLTSIPLFIFLIYLLAKTFGKKIWIPLLCIGICIALTDRITSGIMKPGFARLRPTHEPLIAEKVHTVNGYKGGKFGFASGHAANTFGVAMFIFLLLRKHYRFVGFMFLWSGAVTYTRIYLGVHYPGDIIVGLSIGLLCGWLCFKLNEYIQMRLVNRTSTS; from the coding sequence ATGAAAATACTGGAAGGTGCCTGCGTAGCCATACTCATTATTCACAGCATAATTAGTTATTTTTGCGCGACTTCTGAAATTATGGACTATATCGGACAACTGGATACTGAGGTTTTTTTCTTTCTTAATGGGTTGCATGCACCCTGGCTCGATCAGATCATGTTTTATTTATCGAACACGTTAACCTCCATTCCTCTTTTTATTTTTTTGATTTACTTACTGGCCAAAACGTTTGGAAAAAAAATATGGATACCACTGCTGTGCATCGGTATTTGTATTGCCCTTACCGACCGGATTACGAGCGGCATTATGAAACCGGGCTTTGCGCGTTTGCGCCCCACCCACGAACCGCTAATTGCTGAAAAGGTGCATACGGTGAATGGTTACAAAGGCGGTAAGTTTGGATTTGCCTCAGGACATGCTGCCAATACCTTTGGTGTAGCGATGTTTATCTTTCTGTTGCTAAGAAAACATTACCGGTTTGTTGGTTTTATGTTTTTATGGTCGGGGGCTGTAACCTATACCCGCATTTACCTGGGCGTACATTATCCAGGTGATATTATTGTGGGCTTGTCAATTGGGCTACTATGCGGATGGCTCTGCTTCAAGCTCAACGAATATATTCAGATGCGGTTAGTCAACCGAACTAGTACAAGTTGA